In a single window of the Streptomyces sp. NBC_00285 genome:
- a CDS encoding arabinofuranosidase catalytic domain-containing protein has protein sequence MALLAMMLATSQTWSAPAPALASTPAPLVSSASGRCLDVKGNVDAPGTALDIQDCDNQPNQAFEFTSAGELRTMSGTRCADAYDNRTAPGTPVIIWSCNGQPNQAWRQNSDGSVTGLQSGLCLDVNGAGTANGTAVILWTCNGQSNQKWSTPTPPPPPPTGGSGPCDLYSTGGTPCVAAHSTVRALYGSYSGSLYQVRRASDNTTRNIGVRAAGGFADAAVQDSFCGGTSCVITVVYDQSGRGNDLWYQGSAQVPGSSQSSPAKATSESLTAGGTKAYSLYINPGNSYWRDGHLTGVPTGSAPEGAYMVTSGTHVNSGCCFDYGNSETTRKADAAGAMDAINFGTQCWFGGCSGSGPWVQADLEWGLYSGGSQSWNSNQRAFSVKFVTAMLKNNGTSRFALKGGNAQSGSLTTLWDGGLPGGYSPMKKQGAIVLGSGGDCCKPGGGANLSAGTFYEGAIVAGYPSDATDNAVQANITAAGYR, from the coding sequence ATGGCGCTGCTGGCCATGATGCTGGCGACATCGCAGACATGGTCCGCACCGGCCCCCGCCCTCGCATCGACACCGGCGCCCTTGGTGAGTTCGGCGTCGGGGCGGTGTCTGGACGTCAAGGGCAATGTCGATGCGCCGGGAACGGCGCTGGACATCCAGGACTGTGACAACCAGCCGAACCAGGCGTTCGAGTTCACCTCGGCGGGCGAGCTGAGGACGATGAGCGGCACCCGCTGTGCGGACGCCTACGACAACCGGACCGCGCCGGGAACCCCGGTGATCATCTGGTCGTGCAACGGGCAGCCGAACCAGGCGTGGCGACAGAACTCCGACGGCTCCGTCACCGGTCTCCAGTCCGGCCTGTGTCTGGACGTCAACGGGGCGGGCACGGCCAACGGCACCGCCGTCATCCTGTGGACCTGCAACGGCCAGAGCAACCAGAAGTGGAGCACCCCGACACCGCCACCTCCGCCGCCGACCGGCGGGTCGGGCCCGTGCGACCTCTACTCCACGGGCGGTACGCCGTGCGTGGCCGCGCACAGCACCGTGCGGGCGCTCTACGGGTCGTACAGCGGCAGCCTGTACCAGGTCAGGCGCGCCTCGGACAACACGACCAGGAACATCGGTGTGCGGGCGGCCGGCGGGTTCGCCGACGCGGCGGTGCAGGACTCGTTCTGCGGGGGCACCTCCTGCGTGATCACGGTCGTCTACGACCAGTCCGGACGCGGCAACGACCTGTGGTACCAGGGATCGGCCCAGGTACCGGGGTCGAGTCAGAGCAGTCCCGCGAAGGCGACCTCGGAGTCACTGACCGCTGGGGGCACCAAGGCGTACTCGCTGTACATCAATCCCGGGAACAGCTACTGGCGGGACGGTCATCTGACGGGCGTGCCGACCGGCAGCGCGCCCGAAGGGGCGTACATGGTGACCAGCGGCACGCACGTCAACAGCGGCTGCTGCTTCGACTACGGCAACAGCGAGACGACCCGGAAGGCCGACGCGGCCGGGGCGATGGACGCGATCAACTTCGGCACCCAGTGCTGGTTCGGCGGCTGCTCGGGAAGCGGTCCCTGGGTCCAGGCCGACCTCGAATGGGGCCTGTACTCCGGGGGCAGCCAGTCCTGGAACAGCAACCAGCGGGCCTTTTCCGTCAAGTTCGTCACCGCGATGCTGAAGAACAACGGGACGTCGAGGTTCGCCCTGAAGGGCGGCAACGCGCAGTCCGGCAGCCTGACCACCCTGTGGGACGGCGGACTTCCCGGCGGATACAGCCCGATGAAGAAGCAGGGCGCCATCGTCCTCGGCAGCGGCGGTGACTGCTGCAAGCCCGGTGGTGGCGCCAACCTGAGCGCCGGCACCTTCTACGAGGGGGCCATCGTCGCCGGCTACCCCTCCGACGCGACCGACAACGCGGTGCAGGCCAACATCACCGCGGCCGGGTACCGCTGA
- a CDS encoding arabinofuranosidase catalytic domain-containing protein: protein MLEPTGDRRSRRWKAVLLVALAMVVAAFGAPAFATSPRAGTAVVAHPAAHSAADVSLPCDLYAAGGTPCVTAHATTRALYAAYNGPLYQIQRASDHSYRDIGVLGAGGYADSASQVSFCSGTSCTITKIYDQSARHNDMPISWGGYWKGPGPGGSDVGADAMALPVTAAGHQVFGVKVTPGVGYRIDHASGVPTGAQPEGIYMVTSSNYTSQWCCFDYGSGENSHTDTGNATMNAIYWGTACWFGGCTGTGPWVEADLENGMFHTNTGSNKDPNNQGVHYPFVSAWLKNNGTSNFTLKYGNGASGGLTTTYSGPLPNGYSPMKVDSSVLLGTGGDNSPNGVGEFFEGAITAGYPSDATENAVQSAVTAAGYGAGGGGGTSTALHAVGAGKCLEVPGASTTPGTQTQIRDCTGAAQQTWSRTDSRELAVSSGSSRLCLDASNQGASPGTKVITWTCNGQANQQWNVNANGTVTSAQSGLCLDVTGAATANGTPVELWTCNGGSNQQWSLN from the coding sequence ATGCTCGAACCAACCGGTGATCGCCGAAGCAGGCGATGGAAAGCCGTGCTCCTTGTTGCCCTGGCGATGGTGGTGGCCGCGTTCGGCGCACCGGCGTTCGCCACGTCTCCGCGGGCCGGTACGGCGGTCGTCGCCCACCCGGCGGCCCACAGCGCGGCGGACGTGTCGCTCCCGTGCGACCTCTACGCCGCGGGCGGTACGCCCTGCGTGACGGCACACGCCACGACCAGGGCGCTCTACGCCGCCTACAACGGCCCGCTGTACCAGATCCAGCGGGCCTCCGACCACAGCTACCGCGACATCGGAGTGCTCGGTGCCGGCGGATACGCGGACAGTGCCTCCCAGGTGTCGTTCTGCTCGGGCACGTCCTGCACGATCACGAAGATCTACGACCAGAGCGCCCGGCACAACGACATGCCGATCTCCTGGGGCGGCTACTGGAAGGGGCCCGGGCCGGGCGGTTCCGACGTAGGCGCGGACGCCATGGCCCTGCCGGTGACCGCCGCCGGCCACCAGGTGTTCGGCGTCAAGGTCACACCCGGCGTCGGCTACCGGATCGACCACGCGAGCGGGGTGCCCACCGGGGCCCAGCCCGAAGGCATCTACATGGTCACCTCGTCGAACTACACCAGCCAGTGGTGCTGCTTCGACTACGGCAGCGGTGAGAACTCCCACACCGACACCGGCAACGCCACCATGAACGCCATCTACTGGGGCACCGCCTGCTGGTTCGGCGGCTGCACCGGCACCGGCCCGTGGGTCGAGGCCGACCTGGAGAACGGCATGTTCCACACCAACACCGGCTCCAACAAGGACCCGAACAACCAGGGCGTGCACTACCCGTTCGTCAGCGCGTGGCTGAAGAACAACGGCACCAGCAACTTCACTCTCAAATACGGCAACGGCGCGAGCGGCGGCCTGACCACCACCTACTCCGGACCCCTGCCGAACGGCTACTCACCGATGAAGGTCGACAGTTCGGTCCTGCTCGGCACCGGGGGCGACAACAGCCCCAACGGCGTGGGCGAGTTCTTCGAGGGCGCGATCACGGCGGGCTATCCCTCCGACGCCACCGAGAACGCCGTCCAGTCCGCCGTCACCGCGGCCGGCTACGGCGCAGGGGGCGGCGGCGGTACGTCGACCGCGCTGCACGCGGTCGGCGCGGGCAAGTGCCTGGAGGTGCCGGGCGCGTCCACGACCCCGGGCACGCAGACGCAGATCCGGGACTGCACCGGAGCGGCGCAACAGACCTGGTCCCGGACCGACTCCCGCGAGCTCGCCGTGTCCTCCGGCAGCAGCCGGCTGTGCCTGGACGCCTCCAACCAAGGCGCCAGCCCCGGCACCAAGGTCATCACCTGGACCTGCAACGGCCAGGCCAACCAGCAGTGGAACGTCAACGCCAACGGCACCGTCACCAGCGCCCAGTCCGGCCTGTGCCTGGACGTGACCGGCGCCGCCACCGCCAACGGCACCCCCGTCGAACTGTGGACCTGCAACGGCGGATCCAACCAGCAGTGGTCACTGAACTGA
- a CDS encoding glycoside hydrolase family 27 protein, with amino-acid sequence MRMITRILAVAFSIALFCMGVPLVCLGTAQPAAALGNGLALTPQMGFNDWNAYGCNVSESLIKSTAQAMHTNGMQAAGYSYVNIDDCWMTHNRDSGGRLVPDPAKFPDGIKGTADYVHSLGLKLGIYEDAGTATCAGYPGSLGHESTDAQSFASWGVDYLKYDNCNNNGVSAQSRYTAMRDALAATGRPILYSLCNWGQDTVWTWGAGVGNSWRTTGDISANFASMLSIFHSNVGLASYAGPGHWNDPDMLEVGNGSMTATESRSEFSLWAEMAAPLIAGTNIPSASAETLSTLTNSRVIAVDQDPLGKQGTMVSSSGGRDVLAKPLANGDVSVALFNETGSTATISTTAAAIGKTGASAYTLTDLWSGASSTTSGTISASVPAHGTVMYRVAGGTSGGGTSVTGAVHAVGAGKCLDVPNSTRTAGTQVQIWSCNGGANQTWTHSASDQLTVYSGSDQMCLDAYNNQTTPGTKVEIWSCNGQSNQQWTLNANGTITGVQSGLCLDVAAGATADGTLAELRTCNGASSQRWTLG; translated from the coding sequence ATGCGCATGATCACCCGAATATTGGCGGTCGCGTTCTCCATCGCGCTGTTCTGCATGGGCGTACCCCTCGTCTGTCTCGGCACGGCGCAGCCCGCCGCCGCGCTGGGCAACGGGCTGGCACTCACCCCGCAGATGGGCTTCAACGACTGGAACGCGTACGGCTGCAACGTCTCCGAATCGCTGATCAAGTCCACCGCGCAGGCGATGCACACCAACGGCATGCAGGCAGCGGGCTACTCCTACGTCAACATCGACGACTGCTGGATGACCCACAACCGCGATTCCGGCGGCCGTCTGGTGCCGGACCCGGCCAAGTTCCCCGACGGCATCAAGGGCACCGCCGACTACGTGCACTCCCTGGGGCTGAAGCTGGGGATCTACGAGGACGCGGGCACCGCGACCTGCGCCGGGTATCCGGGCAGCCTGGGGCACGAGAGCACGGACGCCCAGTCGTTCGCGTCGTGGGGCGTGGACTACCTGAAGTACGACAACTGCAACAACAACGGGGTCTCCGCGCAGAGCCGGTACACCGCGATGCGGGACGCCCTGGCGGCCACCGGCCGGCCGATCCTGTACAGCCTGTGCAACTGGGGCCAGGACACCGTGTGGACCTGGGGCGCGGGCGTGGGCAACAGCTGGCGCACCACCGGGGACATCAGCGCCAACTTCGCCAGCATGCTGTCCATCTTCCACAGCAACGTGGGACTCGCTTCCTACGCGGGACCGGGCCACTGGAACGACCCGGACATGCTGGAGGTCGGCAACGGCTCGATGACGGCCACCGAGAGCCGCAGCGAGTTCAGCCTGTGGGCGGAGATGGCCGCACCGCTGATCGCGGGCACCAACATCCCTTCGGCCAGTGCGGAGACCCTGTCCACACTGACCAACTCCCGGGTGATCGCGGTCGACCAGGACCCCCTCGGCAAGCAGGGCACCATGGTCTCCTCCTCGGGCGGCCGGGACGTGCTGGCCAAGCCCCTGGCCAACGGAGACGTGTCGGTGGCGCTGTTCAACGAGACGGGCTCGACAGCGACCATCTCCACGACCGCGGCCGCGATCGGCAAGACCGGGGCGTCCGCCTACACCCTGACCGACCTGTGGTCGGGGGCGTCCTCCACCACCTCGGGCACGATCAGTGCCTCGGTCCCTGCGCACGGCACCGTGATGTACCGGGTCGCGGGCGGCACCAGCGGCGGCGGCACCAGCGTGACCGGCGCGGTGCACGCGGTGGGCGCGGGCAAGTGCCTGGACGTACCCAACTCGACCAGGACCGCCGGCACCCAGGTGCAGATCTGGAGCTGCAACGGCGGTGCCAACCAGACATGGACGCACTCCGCGTCCGACCAGTTGACCGTCTACTCCGGCAGCGACCAGATGTGCCTGGACGCCTACAACAACCAGACCACTCCGGGCACGAAGGTGGAGATCTGGTCGTGCAACGGCCAGAGCAACCAGCAGTGGACGCTGAACGCCAACGGCACGATCACCGGCGTCCAGTCGGGCCTGTGCCTGGACGTCGCCGCAGGGGCCACCGCCGACGGAACCCTCGCCGAGCTGCGGACCTGCAACGGCGCCAGCAGCCAGCGGTGGACGTTGGGATGA
- a CDS encoding RICIN domain-containing protein has product MRTRARPGRLILAVGIVLAFVLQLTATAESRAVSGEALSVNLASTRGPSTGVGEGFLYGFTQDGSQPADQFIKPLGINAFRGGGWFSGGWIRDNYQYGSATRADLDSIVAQAKRLTQPPYHAQYQVLVSDIYGANGGQPSTTRYPCDNGDCSNWISFIDSTVGPLQASGLTFAYDIWNEPDISAFWTRGVNSAQYFQMWDTAYREIRRLAPSAQIVGPSLAFTPQSNPGEWRTWLAHVKAAGTVPDMITNHDEGDVDDPVTVSQSLNSALTTAGIGPLPLSANEYQPADRQTAGVTAWYLARFAQSGYTNAMRGNWVCCVTPNLTGVLTQSGGTWQPTGNWWALRDYADMTGTLVDTSGQVGSTAISASADPTNKRAVAIIGDANGNSGTASVTFNGLSSVPWLTSAGSVHVTVHRIPDQAPLAAPQTAYDQNLSASGGSITVPLTFQGTHDAFAVYLTPASSGGESFPAGYHQLVVANNNLCLDVYGASSGAGAAIDQWTCNGQSNQQFQFVPTSGGYGELRAQSSGQDVAVAGSSTTAGTPDIVQQPPGTAANGLWLPVRQSDGSYAFQNRNSGLCLDVYGAGSTAGQQLDQWQCKNTPGTNQDFFLR; this is encoded by the coding sequence ATGAGGACGAGAGCGAGACCCGGCCGTCTCATACTGGCCGTCGGCATCGTCTTGGCGTTCGTGCTGCAGCTGACGGCGACGGCCGAGAGCCGGGCCGTCTCGGGCGAGGCGCTGAGCGTGAACCTGGCGTCGACGCGGGGCCCGTCGACCGGCGTGGGTGAGGGGTTCCTCTACGGTTTCACCCAGGACGGCAGCCAGCCGGCGGACCAGTTCATCAAGCCGCTGGGGATCAACGCGTTCCGCGGCGGCGGCTGGTTCTCCGGCGGCTGGATCAGGGACAACTACCAGTACGGATCGGCCACTCGGGCCGACCTCGACTCGATCGTCGCACAGGCGAAACGGCTCACCCAGCCGCCGTACCACGCGCAGTACCAGGTCCTGGTCAGCGACATCTACGGCGCCAACGGCGGGCAGCCGTCCACCACGAGGTACCCGTGCGACAACGGCGACTGCTCCAACTGGATCAGCTTCATCGACTCCACCGTGGGGCCACTGCAGGCATCGGGGCTGACGTTCGCCTACGACATCTGGAACGAGCCGGACATCTCCGCCTTCTGGACCCGGGGTGTGAACAGCGCCCAGTACTTCCAGATGTGGGACACCGCCTACCGGGAGATCCGGCGCCTCGCCCCCTCGGCGCAGATCGTGGGACCCTCCCTCGCGTTCACCCCGCAGAGCAACCCGGGTGAATGGCGGACCTGGCTCGCGCACGTGAAAGCGGCCGGGACGGTACCCGACATGATCACCAACCACGACGAAGGGGATGTCGACGACCCGGTCACCGTCTCCCAGTCCCTCAACAGCGCCCTGACCACGGCGGGCATCGGCCCGCTGCCGCTGTCCGCGAACGAGTACCAGCCCGCCGACCGGCAGACCGCCGGGGTGACGGCCTGGTACCTGGCGCGGTTTGCGCAGTCCGGATACACCAACGCGATGCGCGGCAACTGGGTCTGCTGCGTCACCCCCAACCTGACAGGAGTCCTCACCCAGAGCGGCGGCACCTGGCAGCCGACCGGCAACTGGTGGGCGCTTCGCGACTACGCCGACATGACCGGCACCCTCGTCGACACCTCCGGCCAGGTCGGCTCGACCGCGATCTCCGCCTCCGCGGACCCCACCAACAAGCGTGCGGTGGCGATCATCGGCGACGCGAACGGCAACTCCGGCACCGCGTCCGTCACCTTCAACGGCCTGTCGTCCGTCCCCTGGCTGACCAGCGCCGGCAGCGTGCACGTCACCGTGCACCGCATCCCGGACCAGGCACCGCTCGCCGCGCCACAGACCGCCTACGACCAGAACCTGAGCGCCTCGGGCGGCTCGATCACCGTCCCGTTGACGTTCCAGGGCACGCACGACGCGTTCGCCGTGTACCTCACCCCCGCCTCCTCCGGCGGCGAGAGCTTCCCGGCCGGCTACCACCAACTCGTCGTCGCCAACAACAACTTGTGCCTCGACGTGTACGGCGCCTCAAGCGGTGCGGGCGCCGCGATCGACCAGTGGACCTGCAACGGGCAGAGCAACCAGCAGTTCCAGTTCGTGCCGACCTCGGGCGGATACGGCGAACTGCGCGCCCAGAGCTCCGGCCAGGACGTGGCGGTCGCCGGCAGTTCCACGACGGCAGGCACCCCGGACATCGTCCAACAGCCCCCCGGCACAGCGGCCAACGGTCTCTGGCTGCCCGTCCGCCAGTCCGACGGCTCCTACGCCTTCCAGAACCGCAACAGCGGTCTGTGCCTGGACGTCTACGGCGCCGGCAGCACCGCGGGCCAGCAACTCGACCAGTGGCAGTGCAAGAACACACCCGGCACCAACCAGGACTTCTTCCTCCGCTGA
- a CDS encoding alpha-L-fucosidase translates to MTSSSLPLSRRRLLAAAGASTAVGLLRFAPEAAATDGPGSYTASWSSVDQHPPAPAWFQDAKFGIYYHWGVFSVPAFGNEWYPRNMYIGGSAENNHHKSTYGDPSAWPYHNFIDGGRDKAGNVVQFAPKLVSQGGKFDPDAWAQLFKAAGARFAGPVAEHHDGFSMWNSRANPWNSVQHGPRLDLVGLHAQAIRGQGLKFMASLHHAYHFTGFYDNVPNQSDPNLRILYGQQGSAAENKLWYDKLIEVIDGYQPDLVWQDFNLGRVEESYRLQFLAHYYNQAVAWNKDVVATYKDGLNNKGEVLDFERGGPAGLLTPYWLTDDSISSSSWCYTVGIGYYSTPAMLHSLIDRVSKGGNMLLNIAPMADGTIPSGQQSILLAMGDWLGRFGEAVYSTRSWSSYGEGPTKMGGGSFSGPVAGKPQDVRFTRSRDNKVLYATALGWQGGTMTITTLNSNQINLSSLTGAQLLGNTAGTYINLPAPTQDASGLHLTMPSSSTPFSALAYTVKLTFSGEIPVLGAPGGSTTWVRIANVTSGLVLDSGGNVASGSNLKQWNYDGSTNLQWQLIDLGNGYYRLMNRTNGMAADSWGNAANGAPARQEAWNGGNNQQWSLGSLGDNRYQIVNRGTGTALDGSGSTTAGSTTVLWTPNSSTNNAWTITGV, encoded by the coding sequence ATGACTTCCTCGTCCCTGCCGCTCAGCCGGCGCCGGCTGCTGGCGGCGGCCGGTGCGTCGACGGCCGTCGGCCTGCTGCGGTTCGCCCCCGAGGCCGCCGCGACCGACGGCCCCGGAAGCTACACCGCGAGCTGGTCCTCCGTGGACCAGCACCCCCCGGCCCCGGCCTGGTTCCAGGACGCCAAGTTCGGCATCTACTACCACTGGGGCGTCTTCAGCGTTCCGGCGTTCGGCAACGAGTGGTATCCGCGCAACATGTACATCGGCGGCTCGGCCGAGAACAACCACCACAAGTCCACCTACGGCGACCCCTCGGCCTGGCCGTACCACAACTTCATCGACGGTGGCCGCGACAAGGCGGGCAACGTCGTCCAGTTCGCCCCCAAACTGGTCTCCCAGGGCGGCAAATTCGACCCGGACGCCTGGGCCCAGCTGTTCAAGGCCGCGGGCGCCCGGTTCGCCGGCCCGGTCGCCGAGCACCACGACGGCTTCTCCATGTGGAACAGCCGCGCCAACCCGTGGAACTCGGTCCAGCACGGCCCCAGGCTCGACCTGGTGGGGCTACACGCGCAGGCCATCCGCGGGCAGGGACTGAAGTTCATGGCCTCCCTGCACCACGCCTACCACTTCACCGGCTTCTACGACAACGTACCGAACCAGTCCGACCCGAACCTGCGCATCCTCTACGGCCAGCAGGGCTCGGCTGCGGAGAACAAGCTCTGGTACGACAAGCTGATCGAGGTCATCGACGGCTACCAGCCGGACCTGGTCTGGCAGGACTTCAACCTGGGCCGGGTGGAGGAGTCCTACCGGCTCCAGTTCCTCGCGCACTACTACAACCAGGCCGTCGCGTGGAACAAGGACGTGGTCGCGACCTACAAGGACGGCCTCAACAACAAGGGCGAGGTCCTCGACTTCGAGCGCGGCGGCCCGGCAGGTCTGCTCACCCCCTACTGGCTGACCGACGACAGCATCTCCTCCTCCAGCTGGTGCTACACGGTGGGCATCGGCTACTACTCGACGCCGGCCATGCTCCACTCGCTGATCGACCGGGTCAGCAAGGGCGGCAACATGCTGCTCAACATCGCCCCGATGGCCGACGGCACCATCCCCTCCGGGCAGCAGTCCATCCTGCTCGCCATGGGCGACTGGCTCGGCCGCTTCGGAGAGGCGGTCTACTCCACCCGCTCCTGGTCCAGTTACGGCGAGGGCCCCACCAAGATGGGCGGAGGCTCGTTCAGCGGACCGGTGGCCGGCAAACCGCAGGACGTCCGCTTCACCCGCAGCCGGGACAACAAGGTCCTGTACGCCACCGCCCTGGGCTGGCAGGGCGGCACCATGACGATCACGACGCTGAACTCCAACCAGATCAACCTCAGCAGCCTGACCGGCGCCCAACTGCTCGGCAACACCGCCGGCACCTACATCAACCTGCCCGCACCGACCCAGGACGCGTCCGGCCTGCACCTCACCATGCCCTCCTCCAGCACGCCGTTCAGCGCGCTGGCATACACGGTCAAGCTGACCTTCTCCGGCGAGATCCCCGTCCTGGGCGCGCCGGGCGGCTCCACGACCTGGGTCAGGATCGCCAACGTGACCAGCGGACTGGTGCTCGACAGCGGGGGCAACGTCGCCTCCGGCTCCAACCTCAAGCAGTGGAACTACGACGGCAGCACCAACCTGCAGTGGCAGCTGATCGACCTGGGCAACGGCTACTACCGCCTCATGAACCGCACCAACGGCATGGCCGCCGACAGCTGGGGCAACGCCGCCAACGGCGCTCCCGCCCGGCAGGAAGCGTGGAACGGCGGCAACAACCAGCAGTGGTCGCTGGGCAGCCTCGGCGACAACCGCTACCAGATCGTCAACCGGGGCACCGGCACCGCCCTCGACGGCAGCGGCAGCACCACGGCCGGCTCCACCACGGTGCTGTGGACCCCGAACTCCAGCACCAACAACGCCTGGACCATCACCGGCGTGTGA
- a CDS encoding ricin-type beta-trefoil lectin domain protein produces the protein MSAIARLLVRLRVPTAVVAGLVLAAGGVVGTAAAPARAATSITLNGASGGRTFDGVGAISGGGGNSRLLIDYPEPQRGQVLDYLFRPGYGASLQMLKAEIGGDTNSTSGAEPSHQHTRSDLNCDRGYEWWLMEQAKARNPNIKLYGLAWGAPGWIGNGNFWSTDMVNYLVSWLGCAKQHGLSIDYLGGWNERGYNVSWYQQLRGALNSNGYGSVKIVAADSDWSVANDVNSNPAFASSVSAIGTHYPCGYRSSQSTCSVPAAAMSSGKPLWASENGSDDYNGGAQAMARGINRGYIDGRMTAYLNWPVVAALTPNLPYPTMGMALASQPWSGAYSIGKNTWVMAHTSQFTAPGWHYLDASSGYIGGNRAGGSYVSLKSTNNSDYSTVIETMDAGSAQTLNFNVTGGLSAGTVHVWSTDVGSANPADHFVHTTDLTPSGGGFSLTVQPGHLYTLTTTTGQGKGTATGPARSALKLPYSDSFDGYATGTEAKYLMDWQGAFETVTCGGGRSGQCVRQMSPQKPITWDSLTDPHALLGDVGWGNYTLTSDVLLEQPGYAELIGRAGGHDYDRTGGQNAYRLRVSDTGAWSILNSNTNGTVTTLARGTTAALGTNRWHTAALTFSGTTITAVIDGATVGSVNDGTWAAGQIGYGTSQGETAQFDNLSITPGSGGNDGGTTGAIVGVGSGRCVDVPNQSQTAGTQVALWDCNGGSNQQWTNTSSGELRVYGSDCLDAAGQGTSPGTKVDIWGCTGGGNQKWTLHADGTITGDQSGLCLDATGAGTANGTLLQLWTCNGSSNQKWTRD, from the coding sequence GTGTCAGCAATCGCACGGCTGTTAGTGCGCCTGCGTGTCCCGACGGCCGTGGTCGCGGGCCTCGTCCTGGCCGCCGGCGGCGTCGTGGGCACAGCCGCCGCTCCGGCCCGGGCGGCCACCTCCATCACCCTCAACGGCGCGTCCGGCGGACGGACCTTCGACGGCGTCGGCGCGATCAGCGGGGGAGGCGGCAACAGCAGACTCCTGATCGACTATCCCGAGCCGCAACGCGGCCAGGTCCTCGACTACCTCTTCCGGCCCGGTTACGGCGCCTCCCTGCAGATGCTCAAGGCCGAGATCGGCGGGGACACCAACTCCACCTCGGGAGCCGAGCCCAGCCACCAGCACACCCGCTCCGACCTGAACTGCGACCGGGGCTACGAATGGTGGCTGATGGAGCAGGCCAAAGCCCGCAACCCGAACATCAAGCTGTACGGGCTCGCCTGGGGCGCCCCGGGCTGGATCGGCAACGGGAACTTCTGGTCCACGGACATGGTCAACTACCTGGTCTCGTGGCTGGGCTGCGCCAAGCAGCACGGGCTGAGCATCGACTACCTCGGCGGATGGAACGAGCGGGGCTACAACGTCTCCTGGTACCAGCAGCTGCGGGGCGCGCTCAACAGCAACGGCTACGGCAGCGTCAAGATCGTCGCGGCCGACTCGGACTGGTCCGTCGCGAACGACGTCAACTCCAACCCGGCGTTCGCCTCCTCGGTGAGCGCCATCGGCACGCACTACCCCTGCGGCTACCGGTCGTCCCAGTCCACCTGCTCGGTGCCCGCGGCCGCCATGTCGTCCGGCAAGCCGCTGTGGGCGAGCGAGAACGGCTCGGACGACTACAACGGGGGAGCGCAGGCCATGGCCCGCGGCATCAACCGCGGATACATCGACGGACGGATGACCGCGTACCTCAACTGGCCGGTGGTCGCCGCGCTCACCCCCAACCTGCCGTATCCCACCATGGGTATGGCCCTGGCCTCGCAGCCGTGGTCCGGGGCGTACTCGATCGGCAAGAACACCTGGGTGATGGCGCACACCAGCCAGTTCACCGCCCCCGGATGGCACTACCTCGACGCCTCCAGCGGCTACATCGGTGGCAACCGCGCAGGCGGAAGCTACGTCTCGCTCAAGTCCACGAACAACTCCGACTACTCCACGGTCATCGAGACCATGGACGCCGGCAGCGCGCAGACGCTGAACTTCAACGTCACCGGGGGACTGTCCGCCGGGACCGTCCACGTCTGGTCCACGGACGTCGGGTCCGCCAACCCGGCCGACCACTTCGTGCACACCACGGACCTCACCCCGTCCGGCGGCGGATTCAGCCTGACCGTCCAGCCAGGCCACCTGTACACCCTGACCACCACGACCGGCCAGGGCAAGGGAACCGCCACCGGTCCCGCCCGCAGCGCGCTGAAGCTGCCGTACAGCGACTCCTTCGACGGCTACGCCACCGGCACCGAGGCGAAGTACCTCATGGACTGGCAGGGCGCCTTCGAGACGGTGACCTGCGGCGGCGGCCGCAGCGGACAGTGCGTGCGCCAGATGAGCCCGCAGAAGCCGATCACCTGGGACTCGCTGACCGATCCGCACGCCCTGCTCGGTGACGTGGGCTGGGGCAACTACACCCTCACGTCGGACGTGCTGCTGGAACAGCCCGGATACGCCGAGCTGATCGGCCGTGCGGGCGGGCACGACTACGACCGCACCGGCGGTCAGAACGCCTACCGCCTGCGGGTGAGCGACACCGGGGCCTGGTCGATCCTGAACTCGAACACCAACGGCACCGTCACCACCCTGGCCCGCGGCACGACCGCGGCACTCGGCACCAACCGGTGGCACACCGCGGCCCTCACCTTCTCCGGCACCACGATCACCGCCGTCATCGACGGCGCCACGGTCGGTTCCGTGAACGACGGCACCTGGGCCGCCGGGCAGATCGGCTACGGGACCAGCCAGGGCGAGACGGCACAGTTCGACAACCTGTCCATCACGCCCGGCAGCGGCGGGAACGACGGCGGCACGACCGGCGCGATCGTCGGGGTCGGCTCCGGCCGGTGCGTGGACGTACCGAACCAGTCGCAGACGGCCGGCACCCAGGTGGCGCTGTGGGACTGCAACGGCGGCAGCAACCAGCAGTGGACGAACACCTCCTCCGGTGAGCTGCGGGTCTACGGCAGCGACTGCCTGGACGCCGCGGGCCAGGGCACCAGCCCCGGCACCAAGGTGGACATCTGGGGCTGCACGGGGGGCGGCAACCAGAAGTGGACGCTCCACGCCGACGGCACGATCACCGGTGACCAGTCCGGCCTGTGCCTGGACGCCACCGGCGCCGGAACGGCCAACGGCACCCTGCTGCAGCTGTGGACCTGCAACGGCAGCAGCAACCAGAAGTGGACGCGCGACTGA